The stretch of DNA CAATACACTCTCTTGGGCAACTTGATTTCGTTGAGTCCTTCCAAGGAAAAGCCAGATTGATGTAGCTGTGCGTCGTTTTCTGAGGCATCaccggtttggtttattttgtggAGTTTAAAGATCATATCAAGGATGACGGTTTCTTTATGATTTCTAGTCAAACCAGGCATGAACATGAACACGTAACTCAATCTTCTAACTCAATTTATTTTGCCACAATCTGAAATCAACATAGATTAGTAGTATCTGAAATTGTATGAaatgaaaaaagtttgaaaagaaCTTTTATTAACTGTTGTAAGACTTAGAAGTGTTTCTAGAACAGAGTTTTCTAGTTCTTTTCAAAGAATGTGTATTGTGTGagtgtatgtgtgtgtatacATATTTGGATATGTGCTCAATCATCATATCAACATTCTATTTCTCTTTTATACTAGAAATGCTATCTGAAGACTAAAGTTTGTTATTTCAGTTCCTCCACTGCTCTTTTGGTGTTTATGTAAGTGTAGCGTTTGAAGATGCAGATGCAATTTCTTTCAGATACTTCTGCTCTGACCGCGTCATTCTTTTCTGAAACATTGTCCATTCCCGTTTACATCGCTCCCTTACCTGACCAAAAACATGTATGTAATTCAGTAATTAACAATAGACTCGGTCAATAACGCAAGAAAATAGTTGCAGTTGAGCTATTATTACCCCTTGGAACGCAGTTTTCCCCTCCTGTGCAATTCCCTGATCAATGTATTAAGAGATTGTCTCATAGTCAAAATTTATGAAGCAAGAAGCTAGTAATTAATCTAGTGTGAGTATATAGAAGGATCAAGTTTATAACCTGGCCGGTTAAAGAAGGAATCTTTTGATGAATGATCCATTGAGAATCCACAACACCAATCTTCTCATGTGCAGGCTGTTTTATTGTATCAAAGAAATCAATGTTATTTCTTAGTTTCCTAAATCTTTTGTGAAATTATATATGTGCTTTTGTGAAGAAATTGTATTTGCATCTTAATAACCTCGACACATTTTCTTAGCGCGAAGTCAAGACCCCAACCGTGAACCAAGTCATTCTGTATCATATGCCACACGCAACGCCATGAATCCTTTGAGAAAACCGGAGCCATGATCTCTATAAACCTAATAACAAACAGTGAGAAACCTATCagatcaagaaaattaaaatacataggTATGAATTATTGGTTTGACAAATAAGGTCCATACCCTGCACAAGGAGGTAGGTGAGGATTTTTGCAGCGGCCTGGTCGCTCTTCCACTTCTCTGATGAAAGAATTTGGAGCAAAATACGTTTTAGCTTTGTTTACCTTAGCATCAACAGTTTAGATTAATAAGAGTTCATTTTATATACTTGTGGACTTCAATTCCGGGTATTCGCTTTGTTATCTTCCACGTAATTGATTTCTTTGATTCCACAGCGGGTTGTGATATTTCTAGACCATGCTTCTTTACTACCTTGATGTACCTGCAATGATGTACAAAACATTTCTTAGGATTCTCTGATTAAGTTTCTTGGAGATagataataatataatcaaaagAAGCAGAGTACTTACTCTTCTGCGTCAAAGTTTTCAACACCAAGATCTTCGTcccaaatgaatatatattcgTACGGTGCTATGATATCAGGATGCAGAAACCTTTTAGCATACCACCTTCAAAATGAAAACATATTCAAAACGTTTATTTAAAGCTCAAGATCAATGAAAAAGTGGAGAAACAGGTAAGTGAGTGAAGTGTTTGTTAAATACCACTTGGTTTGCTTAGGTACGCTCACATGTATCGCCCGTTTAGACCATTCAAATTCGTCATACTCCGAAGTTTTCTCATCGTAATGAAATAGAACAATAGTGAAGTTATCTGAGAACTATTGAGAGAGTAAAATATCCTAGTTAGCTTTTAAAGTTTTGCTGAAAGATTAGAAGAAAGaggaaacagaacaaaagagagacataCTTTTTTGATGCAAGCATCGatgttttttctctgtttataaGAAACAGTAAAAGCAACAAGATACTTAGGCTTCACCACTGGTAAATcctaaagaaaccaaaaaaaaaaaacaagattcagAGACAAGTTAATCAAAGATTTGAGTTAaagattataaaacaaaaccacaTGATGTTATTTATACATCTTTAGGCAATCCCCATAATCTTCGTAAGTAAAAGTCTGATTCGGCTGCAACAATACTTGGAGCTAACATCTCTGCACCTCGAGGATTAGATGGAACCCAAATCTGCACAATATCCACCAAACAATAAGTCTTGTAAACTTATCCCACAAGATGAGTCATATATGTTCacaagtgaaaaacaaaaaaaaacatgcctTATGATGTGCTGGACCACTTGAATTAAACTCAATTTTTGGACTTCTCCTAGGTGAAGAATTCTCTGCTTTCtcatcttctatataaacattagCAACAGAAGGAAGTATGCTTGCTGGAAAATTcatctgacaaaaaaaaaatttaaacaacatttttacaaaatcacaccaaaaacataaatgtttgaaagaaactaacatcta from Camelina sativa cultivar DH55 chromosome 9, Cs, whole genome shotgun sequence encodes:
- the LOC104710425 gene encoding uncharacterized protein LOC104710425, translating into MANNSLRCSISKKPNDGMMLIVAIFAGIVIGFLLGISFPTLSLTKMNFPASILPSVANVYIEDEKAENSSPRRSPKIEFNSSGPAHHKIWVPSNPRGAEMLAPSIVAAESDFYLRRLWGLPKDDLPVVKPKYLVAFTVSYKQRKNIDACIKKFSDNFTIVLFHYDEKTSEYDEFEWSKRAIHVSVPKQTKWWYAKRFLHPDIIAPYEYIFIWDEDLGVENFDAEEYIKVVKKHGLEISQPAVESKKSITWKITKRIPGIEVHKEVEERPGRCKNPHLPPCAGFIEIMAPVFSKDSWRCVWHMIQNDLVHGWGLDFALRKCVEPAHEKIGVVDSQWIIHQKIPSLTGQGIAQEGKTAFQGVRERCKREWTMFQKRMTRSEQKYLKEIASASSNATLT